From the Cryptomeria japonica chromosome 2, Sugi_1.0, whole genome shotgun sequence genome, one window contains:
- the LOC131873688 gene encoding uncharacterized protein LOC131873688: MANISDIMGFSASVKRFMQRRRYKRLDKFNGEKRRLTAIKLGGRKGRLLWKLKFVPKLKLSYTKLAQKFSAKSWLRKLRDSYVNMMSNPDQSRFKQTPKKTRVEEFNNKLITEIYKSLGVQVMILPDSATTAHRQLI; encoded by the coding sequence ATGGCAAACATTTCTGATATAATGGGATTTTCTGCGTCTGTGAAGAGGTTTATGCAGAGACGAAGATACAAGAGGCTTGACAAGTTTAACGGTGAAAAAAGGCGGCTAACAGCAATTAAGCTGGGCGGGCGTAAAGGAAGGCTACTTTGGAAGCTCAAATTTGTGCCAAAGTTGAAGCTTAGCTATACTAAACTTGCACAAAAATTTTCTGCAAAGTCATGGCTTAGAAAGTTGAGAGATTCATATGTGAATATGATGTCGAATCCTGATCAATCCAGATTTAAACAGACACCCAAAAAGACGAGGGTTGAAGAATTCAACAATAAGTTGATTACTGAGATTTACAAGTCGCTTGGAGTACAGGTTATGATCTTGCCAGACTCGGCCACCACAGCTCACCGTCAGTTAATCTGA